The Polaribacter sp. KT25b genome contains the following window.
ATCATACTCAAAAGCTTCTAAAGCAAATTTAGAATCTGATGTTGTTAAGATTATTTTTGGTGGGTTTTTAAGTGATTTAATAAAATCTAAGCCATTAAAATCTGGCATATGAATATCTAAAAAAATTAAATCGACTTTATTTTCATTCAAAAATTTCATTGCTTGTATAGCATTAGAAAATTCTTCAATAATATGTAAATCTTTAATTTCATTTGCAAGTGTCTGTATTATAACTCTTGCCATTTTCTCATCATCAACAATTATGCACTTCATAGAAACAATTTTTGTAAAATATGTATTGTTTTTTTAAAGCTGTAAATTAGTAATTTTAAGATTAGTAATTAAATAAAATTAAACATTTTTATTATAAAGTAATAAATTTTATTTTTTTATTGTAAAATAAAAAGTAGATCCTTTATCAATTTCTGATTCTACCCAAACTTCACCTTTATAAATATCAACAATTTTTTTAACAATTGATAATCCTATTCCAGATGAATTTTTTTCTTTTTTTAAGGATTGAAATATTTTAAATATGTTTTCAAAATGTCTATTTTGAATACCTATTCCATTATCACTAATTGAAAATTTATAAAAAGAATTATGATCTTCTACATCGATATTTATAATTCCTTTTTCTTTATTATTAAACTTTATTGCATTACCAATTAAATTCTGAAATAATTGTTGAAATTTAGTTTTATCTCCTTTTACTTTAGGTAAAGTATTTAAAATATTTATAGAAATACTATCAGGAACATATAAAACATGTATTAAATTTTTAACTAAAGAATCTAAATCTACAATTTCTTCTTCAGAAACAGTTGCCTCTAAACTCGAGTATTGTAAAATATCAGTAATTAGATTCTCCATAGTTTCTAGCGTAATATCAATGTCTTTAAAATTTTGAAGACTTGCTTCATCAAACGCTTCTATATTATCGGTTTTTATCCAAGAAGTTAAAGCTGCAAAACTTCTTAAAGGAGATTTTAAATCATGAGAAACTATATGCGCATATTCATGCAACTCTTCATTACTTTTTTTAAGTTTGTTTAAAAGCTCTGCGTTTATAGATTCTGTTTTCTTTCTTTCTCTAATATTAATTGCACTTTTTAATTGAAGAGATACTAAACTAGCAATATTTTCTATAGTATTTAATTGTTCTTTAATAAAAAAGTTTTCCTTTTTATGTTCTGCATCTATTACAGCTATAACTTTACCTTCGCTTATTATTGGAACCGTTATTTCTGATAATCTTCTTACACCGTCTAAAATATATCTTTCATCATTATTAGTATTTACTACAATTTCTGATATACCTGTTTGTGCAACACTACCAACTATACCTTTACCAAACGGAATAACGACTTTATTTAATACTGGTTTATTTGGTATTGCTTTACTATGATAAGCTGTAATTTGTTCTAAACTTTTTGTTGCTTCATTAACAAGATAAATAACACAATCATTTGTATCTAAATAAGTAGCTATACTGCTAGAAATTTCCCACGCAATTTCATAAATATTTTCTTTACCTAGAATAGATTTCATGATATTATTAATCATATCAACAATTAATCTCTTCTCTCTTTCTGCAGTAATATCTCTAATAATACCTTGTACAGCAATAGGTTTTTTTAAATTATCATAAATAATACTTCCGTTGATATTAACCCATTTAATATCATTATTTTTTGTTATTATTCTTGCTGTATAATTAGTAAAATAACCTTTATCAATAAGTATCGAAAAAGAATTAATTGCGTATTGATAATCTTCGCTATAAACGAGTTTTGCTGCATTTAATTTTTCTGATGTATTATATCCAAAGAATTTTTCTGCAACATCATTCATTTTTAAAACCTCGCCTTCTAAATCTATAACAACATAAGAATCATTAATGTTTTCAAAAACACCTTTTAATTGCGATGTTTTTTCGGCCAAAAGAGCAGCTAATTTAATATTTGCTTTATTTAACTCTTGTGAAGCATTAAATAAGGCAAGAGATTTTTCTTCAAGAATTTTTTCTGCCTGCTTTCTTGCTTTTTTTTGTCGATCTAAAGCCCTTTCTAAAATTTCAATTTTGTCTTGATTCATTAATTTTTATTTACAATGAATCTAACCTCCGTTCCATCTTCTTTAATTTTTTCTATAATTATTTCAGCAGTACTGTTAAAATATTCAAATGTTTTATTCATTAACCCCAAACCAAAATGATGCATAGCTCTACTAGATTTGTAGTTCATAATTAGCCTTTTCTCACTCTTTTCTTCTATTAAAAAAGTTGGCAATTCTGCATCGGGATAAATTTTTCTAACTTCTACATGAATATGGTTTTCAATAGAAGATAACATTTCCATAGGATCTTTATAAGTATCTAAAAGACCTGGATAACTTCTTTCAATTACACTAAAAAAATGTTCACCATAAATTAATAATAAATTATCGATAGATATTCCTGATTTATCACTTAGATTTTTAAGAAGTTGAAGCATTTCAGAAAAACTATACGTGCCAATAGAAGTATAAACTCCTTCTGATTCTAGTGTTGAATTAAGTATAATTTCATCAACCATTTCAATACCAAACTTATCTTCTACTAAATCTAAAAACTCTGTAAAAACTATACCTTTCATTATTTTCGAATAAAATCATTAACACTCCAATACTTCATTATTTTATTTATCTTTATTAGATAATCTTCATCATTTAAAGATTTTAAAAGATAGCCAGCAATACCTAATTTATAACACTTTTTAATATCATTAATATTATTAGATGTGGTTAAAACAATAATTGGTATGTGCTTTATTTGAGAAAGATTTTTAACATTTGTTAAAAAATCAAAACCATTTATATCTGGCATATTCAAATCTAACAAAATAATATCAGGAAAACAATTTTCTAATATAGAAAGTGCTTCTTTGCCATTATTAGCAAAAATAATAGTGAAATCACTAAACTTAGAAGAGAGTGCTCTTTTAAATTTAAAAATTTCCATTTCATCATTTTCAATTAATAAAATTTTTACTTTTTTTTGCAACATTTGAATCTAATAAAAAAACTGATTCAAATATAAAGGAAATAAGAAAAACTTATAATCCAGATAGATGAAAACACTTTTTTTTTAGTTGAAATTCTATTTAATACTGATGAAATAATTTAAACTAAAGAAAACGGACTGTTAATGACAACCATTTACAGTATCTCCTGCAGTATTTAAGATTGGCTCTAAAGGAGAAACAAAAGGAATTCCTAAACCTAAACCTCTTAAAATAAAAAGTGAACCAATAAAAATGACCATAATAGGAATTGCTTTTTGAATATTTTTTCTAAGATTACCTTTTGCAAAACTACCTAAATACACAACTGCTGTCATTAAAGGTATTGTTCCTAAACCAAATAAAAACATATATAAAGCACCTGCAAATTCATTAGAAGTAGCTAAAGCGCCAAAAATAGCCATGTAAACTAAGCCACAAGGCAAAAAACCATTTAAAAAACCAATTGTAAAAAAAGTATCATTTCCTTTCTTTTTAAGTTCATTACCTAAACTATTTTTAATTTTAAAAATAATTTTGCTAATCTTTTTAGAGAAACTCAATTTTTGAAAAATTTTAGGAAATAGAACAACTAAAATCATACTAACTCCTACAATTATAGATAATTGTTGCTGAAATCCGAAGAAATAAAAACCTTTGCCTAAAAAACCAAAAAGTAGACCTATTAAGCTATAGGTAAACAATCTACCTAAATGATAACTTAATATTTGAAAGAATTTTTTTACTGGTTTTTCTCTATCTACCGGCAACATAAAAGCTATTGGGCCGCACATACCTATGCAATGGAAACTACCCAATAAACCAAATAGAATTGCAGATAAAAACATTAATATTGTATTTCTTCTTTAATTAAATATTCTTTATTGTTATATTTGAAGGCTATATTAATGTTCCAGCGACCATCTAACAAACGTTTCTCAGGCACGAGCAAATATGTTTTAGAGATTGAAATAGGTATTTCAAAATCTAATTGTTTATTAGATGGTCTATATAGGAACACTTTTCCTTTAATTTCTTTTGGAGAAAAATCTGCTGGAAATTCTATTTTTAAACCTCCTTCTGATCTTTGTATTGTTACTTTTTCTTTTAATTCTAAAGCGTTTTTTTCGGCATTAATTTCATCTTGAAAACCTAATTCTTGTTGATAGTATTTTTCTGTTACCAAATCATAACTATACGAATTGTCTGTACTCATCTTGACTACAAAAAATAATATAAAGCCAATAAAAGCTACAATTGCTATAACAATTCCTGTTCCCCAATTAAATTTCATAATCTAAATTATTTATAACTTCTTGGTCCTAAAAAGTTGGTTATTGTTGTTTCAATCAATTTATCGCCACTGTAAACACCAATTTCAATTTTCTCTTTATCACTTTTTAATGCTGATGCATTTAACTCGATAAATAAAGTACCTTCTGCTAATCCTTGTTTAGGAACAGTAAAATCATGATTAGATACTAATTTAATAGTTCCTTTATGAGAAAGCAATTTATAACTAACATCATCTATATCTTTAGTTGTTTTATTAATTACCTTGTAAGTATAAACATTACTAATTATATTATTTTCTTTATGCTGATATAATTGTCCTGGTAATCTTAAAATGGTA
Protein-coding sequences here:
- a CDS encoding ATP-binding protein, coding for MNQDKIEILERALDRQKKARKQAEKILEEKSLALFNASQELNKANIKLAALLAEKTSQLKGVFENINDSYVVIDLEGEVLKMNDVAEKFFGYNTSEKLNAAKLVYSEDYQYAINSFSILIDKGYFTNYTARIITKNNDIKWVNINGSIIYDNLKKPIAVQGIIRDITAEREKRLIVDMINNIMKSILGKENIYEIAWEISSSIATYLDTNDCVIYLVNEATKSLEQITAYHSKAIPNKPVLNKVVIPFGKGIVGSVAQTGISEIVVNTNNDERYILDGVRRLSEITVPIISEGKVIAVIDAEHKKENFFIKEQLNTIENIASLVSLQLKSAINIRERKKTESINAELLNKLKKSNEELHEYAHIVSHDLKSPLRSFAALTSWIKTDNIEAFDEASLQNFKDIDITLETMENLITDILQYSSLEATVSEEEIVDLDSLVKNLIHVLYVPDSISINILNTLPKVKGDKTKFQQLFQNLIGNAIKFNNKEKGIINIDVEDHNSFYKFSISDNGIGIQNRHFENIFKIFQSLKKEKNSSGIGLSIVKKIVDIYKGEVWVESEIDKGSTFYFTIKK
- a CDS encoding heme NO-binding domain-containing protein; its protein translation is MKGIVFTEFLDLVEDKFGIEMVDEIILNSTLESEGVYTSIGTYSFSEMLQLLKNLSDKSGISIDNLLLIYGEHFFSVIERSYPGLLDTYKDPMEMLSSIENHIHVEVRKIYPDAELPTFLIEEKSEKRLIMNYKSSRAMHHFGLGLMNKTFEYFNSTAEIIIEKIKEDGTEVRFIVNKN
- a CDS encoding response regulator, producing MLQKKVKILLIENDEMEIFKFKRALSSKFSDFTIIFANNGKEALSILENCFPDIILLDLNMPDINGFDFLTNVKNLSQIKHIPIIVLTTSNNINDIKKCYKLGIAGYLLKSLNDEDYLIKINKIMKYWSVNDFIRK
- a CDS encoding sulfite exporter TauE/SafE family protein, giving the protein MFLSAILFGLLGSFHCIGMCGPIAFMLPVDREKPVKKFFQILSYHLGRLFTYSLIGLLFGFLGKGFYFFGFQQQLSIIVGVSMILVVLFPKIFQKLSFSKKISKIIFKIKNSLGNELKKKGNDTFFTIGFLNGFLPCGLVYMAIFGALATSNEFAGALYMFLFGLGTIPLMTAVVYLGSFAKGNLRKNIQKAIPIMVIFIGSLFILRGLGLGIPFVSPLEPILNTAGDTVNGCH
- a CDS encoding FixH family protein; amino-acid sequence: MKFNWGTGIVIAIVAFIGFILFFVVKMSTDNSYSYDLVTEKYYQQELGFQDEINAEKNALELKEKVTIQRSEGGLKIEFPADFSPKEIKGKVFLYRPSNKQLDFEIPISISKTYLLVPEKRLLDGRWNINIAFKYNNKEYLIKEEIQY